One region of Culex pipiens pallens isolate TS chromosome 2, TS_CPP_V2, whole genome shotgun sequence genomic DNA includes:
- the LOC120414979 gene encoding muscle LIM protein 1 isoform X5, producing the protein MPFKPAENPKCPKCGKSVYAAEERVAGGHKWHKGCFKCGMCGKMLDSTNCAEHENELYCKNCHGRKYGPKGYGFGGGAGCLSMDSGAQFQTEGK; encoded by the exons ATGCCGTTCAAGCCAGCTGAGAACCCCAAGTGCCCCAAGTGCGGCAAGTCGGTCTACGCCGCCGAGGAACGAGTCGCCGGTGGACACAAATGGCACAAAGGATGCTTCAAGTGCG GAATGTGCGGCAAGATGCTCGACTCGACCAACTGCGCCGAGCACGAGAACGAGCTGTACTGCAAAAATTGCCACGGCCGCAAGTACGGACCCAAGGGTTACGGATTCGGTGGCGGTGCCGGCTGCCTGTCGATGGACTCCGGTGCCCAATTCCAGACCGAAGG CAAGTAA
- the LOC120414956 gene encoding uncharacterized protein LOC120414956, with translation MFPTIMKILKKESDQEAGVPFTTLVTKVRTTPEGSQFDADSLPEMVRQELEKAVRQGLVEFKDDIVKLRPASCESSPRLPDSPETSTPEVTTPPSQPEIVTADFMEPPVDRNVVVTPTRPVPEVRRASTRVRTVPPRFVVHEDTIVEGRRPGRQRRTGAIGGRANRHPAARSRSRSRSARRVRSASRGRGKD, from the exons atgtttccgacaatcatgaaaattttgaagaaggaaTCTGACCAGGAAG CCGGTGTTCCGTTCACAACCCTAGTGACGAAAGTCCGAACCACTCCGGAAGGTTCGCAGTTTGATGCGGATTCCCTCCCGGAAATGGTCCGGCAGGAACTAGAAAAGGCTGTCAGGCAAGGCCTCGTCGAGTTCAAAGACGACATCGTGAAGCTCCGTCCCGCGTCTTGCGAGTCCAGTCCTCGACTCCCGGACTCCCCGGAAACATCCACCCCGGAAGTGACCACGCCGCCGTCCCAGCCGGAAATCGTAACGGCGGACTTCATGGAACCACCCGTGGATCGCAATGTGGTGGTGACCCCAACCCGACCCGTTCCGGAGGTACGTAGGGCTTCGACCCGGGTGCGGACGGTGCCGCCAAGGTTTGTGGTCCACGAGGACACCATTGTCGAAGGACGGCGTCCGGGACGGCAGCGTCGGACTGGTGCCATCGGTGGACGGGCCAATCGACATCCGGCGGCGAGATCCCGGTCCCGATCCAGGTCGGCACGACGCGTGCGTTCCGCGTCCAGGGGCCGCGGAAAAGACTAA